The Oncorhynchus tshawytscha isolate Ot180627B linkage group LG32, Otsh_v2.0, whole genome shotgun sequence genome includes a region encoding these proteins:
- the LOC112245514 gene encoding protein disulfide-isomerase, translating into MFKFVLLCTLAVASRADIGEEDGVLVLKKSNFEEALKAHPNILVEFYAPWCGHCKALVPEYAKAASMLKADGSEIRLAKVDATEEADLAQEYGVRGYPTIKFFKGGDKESPKEYSAGRQADDIVNWLKKRTGPAATTLGEVAQAESMIAENEVAVIGFFKDAESEGATAFLKAAEAVDDVPFGITSNEAVFSKFEVSKDGVVLFKKFDEGRNTFDGELSKTDLLAFIKANQLPLVIEFTEQTAPKIFGGEIKSHILMFVPKAADDFNDKMAEFKKASEGFKGKILFIFIDSEVDDNQRILEFFGLKKEECPAIRLITLEEEMTKYRPESEAITADNIIAFCTLFTEGKLKPHLMSQDIPEDWDKNPVRVLVGKNFEEVVFDPKKNVFVEFYAPWCGHCKQLDPIWTKLGEKYQDSADIVVAKMDSTANEIETVKVHSFPTLKFFPAGDEHKVVDYNGERTLEGFTKFLESGGKDGGAPAGEEGEEDEGIDDMEDLDEQDSDSDGDGGDHDEL; encoded by the exons ATGTTTAAGTTTGTCCTACTCTGCACACTGGCGGTGGCAAGCCGGGCTGATATCGGCGAAGAAGATGGTGTTCTGGTGCTGAAGAAAAGTAATTTCGAGGAGGCTTTGAAAGCTCACCCAAACATCCTAGTTGAATTCT ATGCCCCGTGGTGCGGCCACTGCAAGGCCCTGGTCCCTGAATATGCCAAAGCTGCCAGCATGCTGAAGGCAGACGGCTCAGAGATCCGCCTGGCCAAGGTGGACGCCACAGAGGAGGCAGACCTGGCCCAGGAGTACGGTGTCCGGGGTTACCCTACCATCAAGTTCTTCAAGGGGGGAGACAAGGAGTCGCCCAAAGAGTACTCTG CTGGCAGACAGGCTGATGACATCGTCAACTGGCTGAAGAAGCGCACTGGACCAGCTGCCACCACCCTGGGGGAGGTCGCCCAGGCAGAGTCTATGATTGCTGAAAACGAGGTAGCAGTCATCGGCTTCTTCAAG GACGCCGAGTCTGAGGGAGCCACGGCTTTCCTGAAGGCTGCGGAGGCCGTCGATGACGTTCCGTTCGGCATCACCTCCAACGAAGCCGTCTTCTCCAAGTTCGAGGTATCCAAGGATGGAGTCGTCCTCTTCAAGAAG TTCGATGAGGGTCGTAACACCTTTGACGGAGAGCTGAGCAAGACTGACCTGCTGGCCTTCATCAAGGCCAACCAGCTGCCCCTGGTCATCGAGTTCACCGAGCAG ACCGCCCCCAAGATCTTCGGAGGAGAAATCAAGTCTCACATCCTCATGTTCGTGCCCAAGGCTGCCGACGACTTCAACGACAAAATGGCCGAGTTCAAGAAAGCATCAGAGGGATTCAAGGGCAAG atcCTGTTCATCTTCATCGACAGCGAGGTGGACGACAACCAGCGCATCCTGGAGTTCTTTGGGCTGAAGAAGGAGGAGTGCCCTGCCATCCGCCTCATCACCCTGGAGGAGGAGATGACCAAGTACAGGCCCGAGAGCGAGGCCATCACCGCCGACAACATCATCGCCTTCTGCACACTCTTCACTGAGGGAAAACTCAAG CCCCACCTCATGAGCCAGGACATCCCTGAAGACTGGGACAAGAACCCTGTCAGAGTCCTGGTCGGCAAGAACTTTGAGGAGGTCGTCTTCGACCCCAAAAAGAACGTCTTCGTTGAGTTTT ATGCACCCTGGTGCGGCCACTGTAAACAGCTTGACCCCATCTGGACCAAACTGGGAGAGAAGTACCAGGACAGCGCCGATATCGTCGTGGCCAAGATGGACTCCACAGCCAACGAGATCGAGACAGTCAAAGTACACAGCTTCCCCACGCTCAAGTTCTTCCCCGCAGGCGATGAGCACAAG GTGGTCGACTACAATGGTGAGAGGACACTGGAGGGCTTCACCAAGTTCCTGGAGAGCGGAGGCAAGGATGGCGGAGCACCggctggagaggaaggggaggaggatgaggggattGAT gaTATGGAAGACCTGGATGAACAGGACAGTGATTCCGATGGCGACGGTGGCGACCACGACGAGTTATAA
- the LOC112245846 gene encoding protein phosphatase 1 regulatory subunit 27-like — protein MKFYQDPVCQSRGIKAYGPKESSSSSCAHSSPQIKPVRSVHFPNDIVFQDYIRQGELDRIRLFIRKRRVSLETIYHSGMAAIHEAVLSGNLECVKLLVKHGADIHQRDQEGWTPLHMACSDGFPDIAKYLLSIGADPRAENECGETPADLIDSEVTGVRELKGLLGVEDD, from the exons ATGAAGTTCTACCAGGACCCAGTCTGCCAGTCCAGAGGTATCAAGGCTTATGGCCCCAAAGAGTCCAGCAGCTCTTCTTGCGCCCACTCTTCTCCACAGATCAAACCAGTCCGGAGCGTCCACTTCCCCAACGACATCGTGTTCCAGGACTACATCCGGCAGGGCGAGCTAGACAGGATCAGACTCTTCATCAGAAAGAGGAGGGTCAGCCTGGAAACCATCTACCACTCTG GTATGGCAGCGATCCATGAGGCCGTCCTCTCTGGGAACCTGGAGTGTGTGAAGCTGCTGGTGAAGCACGGAGCAGACATCCACCAGAGAGACCAGGAGGGCTGGACACCTCTCCACATGGCCTGCAGCGACGGATTCCCTGACATTGCCAA GTACCTGCTTTCTATTGGCGCTGACCCTCGGGCGGAAAACGAGTGTGGGGAGACACCTGCCGATCTCATCGACTCAGAGGTCACGGGGGTTCGAGAGCTGAAGGGGCTGCTTGGGGTGGAGGACGACTGA